The following proteins come from a genomic window of Drosophila sulfurigaster albostrigata strain 15112-1811.04 chromosome X, ASM2355843v2, whole genome shotgun sequence:
- the LOC133848339 gene encoding tectonic-like complex member Mks1 codes for MFRSSAPKRTGIYRVCGDMSDFQMELRLRHISEWLPVPKFEYTGANANSGPHVDHYPESPMSSTFGDFFIYVPHDDHNGNYCNYYDYYNPSSEYRKASSRSYTSRDSYASRSSSSNALMGSTATGSGNASALTGSTETRSVPSSELETHFETQSAINEDDFHAQNRELCNGATANLCISWQQKHFSRAELQRYSDASKCVTTLQRRYHRWTKQTIELQLRYNEQLAYHQQAHAEQLRARSRRRRRSSSKRNSEAEVEAEGEADSPLLPDDPNFAARTCLIHTLIDADLQEEEREEQLKGYQLMRIYAQLQRDTLLFSLRYSPTEGLLYVYPDFNLSADDMEYSLELDNDCRQLFAYGLENVTLPLLQKTLTLSPSPPLPVHLPPPLELHSPPATATASELLTYYEQERQLAAERRRLLQFAVPPKRMRRVSLLLQLHEAQHFEHPNIHVRYYVNPPKHTLLELEPGCSDEPFPLRGATATCLEGGAGNLASFSHCWQLTLLCEETFVGAEEEQQLLHIYFEVISIDSWQRERCEGYAHFACSLLAPLPVAATHGIRLQCIRPVGSWLDAFNRYFIGGRKLFDFVGYFSFHSQSQLGPQTLHSRFEADKACAMRSTGNILFSVRKIQQRQLPLGYQLDGEDSNDDDDFDTGRRSKEGVSSTLDEVLAAYVEARDRIEALLGHATS; via the coding sequence atgtttagaAGCAGCGCACCGAAACGCACCGGCATCTATCGTGTGTGCGGGGACATGTCCGATTTCCAAATGGAGCTGCGATTGCGACACATTAGCGAATGGCTGCCAGTGCCGAAATTTGAATATACGGGCGCGAATGCAAACAGCGGCCCCCATGTCGACCATTATCCGGAGAGTCCGATGAGCAGCACCTTTGGCGATTTCTTCATCTATGTGCCCCACGACGATCACAATGGCAACTATTGCAACTACTACGACTATTACAATCCGAGCAGCGAATATCGCAAAGCCTCTTCGCGGAGTTACACAAGTCGCGACAGCTATGcgagtcgcagcagcagcagcaatgcatTGATGGGCAGCACTGCCACTGGAAGTGGCAATGCGAGTGCATTAACTGGCAGCACTGAAACACGAAGTGTGCCCAGCTCGGAGCTGGAAACGCATTTCGAAACGCAGTCAGCGATCAATGAGGATGATTTCCATGCCCAAAATCGCGAGCTGTGCAACGGCGCCACAGCGAATTTGTGCATTTCGTGGCAGCAGAAGCACTTCAGTCGGGCCGAGCTGCAGCGCTACAGCGACGCCAGCAAGTGTGTGACGACGCTGCAGCGACGCTATCATCGCTGGACGAAGCAGACGATTGAACTGCAGCTGCGCTACAACGAACAGCTCGCCTATCATCAGCAGGCGCACGCTGAGCAGCTGCGGGcgcgcagtcgacgtcgacgtcgcagcagcagcaaacgcaaCTCCGAGGCGGAAGTGGAGGCGGAGGGGGAAGCGGACTCGCCGCTACTCCCCGATGATCCGAACTTTGCGGCACGCACTTGCCTCATACACACTCTGATCGATGCGGATCTGCAGGAGGAGGAGCGGGAGGAGCAGCTGAAGGGCTATCAGCTGATGCGGATCTATGCGCAGCTGCAGCGCGATACGTTGCTCTTCAGCTTGCGCTACTCGCCGACAGAGGGCTTGCTATATGTGTACCCGGACTTTAACCTGAGTGCGGACGATATGGAATACTCTCTGGAGTTGGACAACGATTGCCGACAGCTGTTCGCCTACGGCCTGGAGAATGTGACGCTTCCCCTGCTACAGAAGACCCTGACCCTTAGTCCTTCCCCTCCTCTTCCTGTTCATCTTCCTCCGCCCTTGGAGCTGCATTCCCCACCCGCAACTGCCACCGCCAGCGAACTCCTCACGTATTACGAACAGGAGCGTCAACTGGCCGCCGAGCGTCGACGTCTGCTTCAGTTTGCGGTGCCACCGAAACGCATGCGACGCGTCTccctgctgttgcagctgcacgAGGCTCAGCACTTCGAGCACCCGAACATCCATGTTCGCTACTACGTGAATCCCCCGAAGCACACGCTCCTCGAGCTCGAGCCCGGATGCAGCGACGAACCCTTTCCGCTGCGAGGCGCCACGGCGACTTGCCTCGAAGGAGGCGCCGGGAACTTGGCCAGCTTCTCGCATTGCTGGCAATTGACGTTGCTCTGCGAGGAGACGTTCGTCGGGGCtgaggaggagcagcagctgctgcacatCTACTTCGAGGTGATCAGCATCGATTCCTGGCAACGCGAACGCTGCGAGGGTTACGCCCACTTTGCCTGCTCGCTCCTCGCTCCGCTTCCCGTCGCCGCTACGCACGGGATTCGGCTGCAGTGCATCCGTCCCGTGGGCAGCTGGCTGGATGCCTTCAATCGCTACTTCATTGGCGGTCGCAAGCTCTTCGACTTTGTCGGCTACTTCAGTTTCCATTCCCAATCCCAGCTTGGTCCTCAGACCCTTCACAGTCGCTTTGAGGCGGACAAAGCTTGTGCCATGCGCAGCACGGGAAACATTTTGTTCAGCGTGCGGAAGATTCAGCAGCGACAACTGCCGCTGGGATATCAGCTGGATGGCGAGGACagcaacgatgacgatgacttCGACACGGGGAGGAGAAGCAAGGAAGGCGTCTCCTCAACTCTCGACGAAGTGCTCGCTGCCTACGTCGAGGCAAGGGATCGCATCGAAGCGCTGCTCGGACACGCAACGAGCTGA
- the LOC133848345 gene encoding pupal cuticle protein 36 isoform X2: protein MKSFLILCFVALAVADVKHLTDRNLDLFKYNPSDIYTLPEDIDDDKPAVHFSGDVMKAKTEKLENYNAGKKFKLELKTQNGIEVSSVGKLKDDKTFVVSGSYSFTGADGKRYKTRYTADEFGYHPITELDLDIPEPQPLAPANQRPTVDPSSLLGNKNRFQFLQQSLNPDHGANGPLRGSGQSGDDYSYSAPGPQLEYNNNPYGGDNSGFGGNSAGFGSGNPFGPGSSASSYASSGSSSGNGYDYQPPSQPLETPSRLYLPVA from the exons ATGAAGAGTTTT CTGATTTTGTGCTTTGTGGCGCTCGCGGTGGCCGATGTTAAGCATTTGACAGATCGCAATCTGGATCTCTTCAAATACAATCCCAGCGACATTTACACGCTGCCCGAGGACATCGATGACGACAAGCCAGCGGTGCACTTCAGCGGCGATGTGATGAAGGCCAAGACCGAGAAGCTCGAAAACTACAATGCGGGCAAAAAGTTCAAGCTCGA ACTGAAGACACAGAACGGTATTGAGGTGAGCAGCGTGGGCAAGCTGAAGGACGACAAGACCTTTGTGGTCAGTGGATCGTATTCGTTCACCGGCGCCGATGGCAAACGCTACAAGACCCGCTACACCGCCGATGAGTTCGGTTATCATCCCATCACCGAGCTGGATCTCGATATTCCCGA ACCTCAACCCTTGGCACCGGCCAATCAGCGTCCCACCGTCGATCCCAGCAGCCTGTTGGGCAACAAGAATCGCTTCCAGTTCCTGCAGCAGAGCCTCAATCCCGATCATGGAGCCAACGGACCGTTGCGTGGCAGCGGACAGAGCGGCGATGATTACAGCTACTCGGCCCCTGGACCTCAGTTGGAGTACAACAACAATCCCTATGGCGGTGACAACTCTGGCTTCGGTGGCAACTCTGCTGGATTCGGATCGGGCAATCCTTTCGGTCCTGGCAGCTCTGCTTCTTCCTATGCTTCTTCGGGTTCCTCTTCGGGCAACGGTTACGATTATCAGCCTCCCTCGCAGCCCCTGGAGACGCCTTCTCGCCTCTACTTGCCGGTGGCATAA
- the LOC133848345 gene encoding pupal cuticle protein 36 isoform X1 has product MDQRRISQLGNAGLFNSLLWLILCFVALAVADVKHLTDRNLDLFKYNPSDIYTLPEDIDDDKPAVHFSGDVMKAKTEKLENYNAGKKFKLELKTQNGIEVSSVGKLKDDKTFVVSGSYSFTGADGKRYKTRYTADEFGYHPITELDLDIPEPQPLAPANQRPTVDPSSLLGNKNRFQFLQQSLNPDHGANGPLRGSGQSGDDYSYSAPGPQLEYNNNPYGGDNSGFGGNSAGFGSGNPFGPGSSASSYASSGSSSGNGYDYQPPSQPLETPSRLYLPVA; this is encoded by the exons ATGGATCAACGAAGAATCTCTCAGCTTGGAAATGCTGGATTATTTAATAGCTTATTGTGG CTGATTTTGTGCTTTGTGGCGCTCGCGGTGGCCGATGTTAAGCATTTGACAGATCGCAATCTGGATCTCTTCAAATACAATCCCAGCGACATTTACACGCTGCCCGAGGACATCGATGACGACAAGCCAGCGGTGCACTTCAGCGGCGATGTGATGAAGGCCAAGACCGAGAAGCTCGAAAACTACAATGCGGGCAAAAAGTTCAAGCTCGA ACTGAAGACACAGAACGGTATTGAGGTGAGCAGCGTGGGCAAGCTGAAGGACGACAAGACCTTTGTGGTCAGTGGATCGTATTCGTTCACCGGCGCCGATGGCAAACGCTACAAGACCCGCTACACCGCCGATGAGTTCGGTTATCATCCCATCACCGAGCTGGATCTCGATATTCCCGA ACCTCAACCCTTGGCACCGGCCAATCAGCGTCCCACCGTCGATCCCAGCAGCCTGTTGGGCAACAAGAATCGCTTCCAGTTCCTGCAGCAGAGCCTCAATCCCGATCATGGAGCCAACGGACCGTTGCGTGGCAGCGGACAGAGCGGCGATGATTACAGCTACTCGGCCCCTGGACCTCAGTTGGAGTACAACAACAATCCCTATGGCGGTGACAACTCTGGCTTCGGTGGCAACTCTGCTGGATTCGGATCGGGCAATCCTTTCGGTCCTGGCAGCTCTGCTTCTTCCTATGCTTCTTCGGGTTCCTCTTCGGGCAACGGTTACGATTATCAGCCTCCCTCGCAGCCCCTGGAGACGCCTTCTCGCCTCTACTTGCCGGTGGCATAA